A genomic window from Centroberyx gerrardi isolate f3 chromosome 14, fCenGer3.hap1.cur.20231027, whole genome shotgun sequence includes:
- the sall4 gene encoding LOW QUALITY PROTEIN: sal-like protein 4 (The sequence of the model RefSeq protein was modified relative to this genomic sequence to represent the inferred CDS: inserted 2 bases in 1 codon; substituted 2 bases at 2 genomic stop codons) produces the protein MRISTXGANFPSRRICKRRGXENCWXLFAPDGCTMSRRKQAKPQHINSDEPGPSENGIIPDSQAEETGNEMKRFRMDETRVCNKCCAEFFDEAEFLEHEKNCTKSQQVVIMKDGDGHEVPEEYTHGSPNGLTSDHDDGQSSSHSLSNVTTEPLERTEEETKVNTEDSDQQERAEMSASPEMTFQPSPKMLNSNVTLESMTATKVAVTQHSSNRTSPPSSQEALQAIPMILEQLVCLQQQQLQQIQLTEQIRIQVAMMAPHGLQSSVGAAVDPLKALGAHLSQQLSAAAALIGKRTGSQSLSMETMKQGKLPQTTGIPTSLAGGLGTMASKTDILKGIPDLASRLPALLPQSPGVMGFPSTFTGIQAGIDPSKKAKSKMLTLPSESKNGDSLYKHKCKYCGKTFGNDSALQIHLRSHTGERPFKCNICGNRFTTKGNLKVHFQRHKDKYPNIRMNPHPVPEHLDNVPTSSGIPYGMSMPIDESNLAEIKPMLGHPAAGLHSSSLPGFKTTFEGFGGDPFSQRPSPSTSDGASVSSNVFGQETGLDQNQDSKELIGALHHMNGNAHSGEQSSGTAKLQQMVDGLEKRTSDPNECVICHRVLSCQSSLKMHYRTHTGERPYKCKICGRAFSTKGNLKAHYGVHRANTPLKMQHSCPICQKKFTNAVVLQQHIRMHMGGQIPNTPMPENQFEAAEAMDSSLPDEKSMDASGFDASMEDHETELDSQEKPNDTSDSLPSTSEEQPQQHAPPSMFSSLDVLKNLTSALALKRQSSTASESEGTPKESPSAPREQEYQNGRSPAISDSAMSFHSSSPVNNHMGSSKSPESAMADDFSRSGSRPDSDSGVQDGTESSGALDLTAPSSFTPKAIKEEPGLPFTNGDYAPSHMPFMRIPPSLASLDMKIPPENPLGPHGLFSSQLPQGTGMLSSTSSAPRRSTKQHLCNACGKNFSSASALQIHERTHTGEKPFACTICGRAFTTKGNLKVHVGTHMWNNSSRRGQRLSLDNPMALMAMSSEAKMLPEMMQAPKELGAPPMNFDPSLWNQYAAAFSGGLTMKTNEISVIQGGGIPLPGSLAGGPLVGSTGGLMKMDGSHSGLPVTMAEIEKNSSDSVPKSQFPHFMEEGKIAVN, from the exons ATGCGCATTTCTACTTGAGGGGCTAATTTTCCAAGCCGAAGAATTTGtaaaagaagggg ggaaaatTGTTGGTAACTATTTGCTCCTGATGGTTGCACCATGTCGAGGCGCAAGCAAGCCAAGCCGCAGCACATCAACTCCGACGAGCCCGGTCCGTCAGAAAATG GGATTATTCCAGATAGTCAAGCTGAAGAGACTGGGAACGAAATGAAGAGGTTCAGAATGGACGAGACAAGGGTCTGCAACAAGTGTTGTGCTGAATTCTTTGATGAAGCTGAATTTCTTGAACATGAGAAGAATTGCACTAAAAGTCAGCAGGTGGTTATCATGAAAGATGGAGATGGCCATGAAGTGCCTGAGGAATATACACATGGTTCTCCTAATGGCCTCACTAGTGACCATGACGACGGCCAGTCCAGCAGTCACTCCCTATCAAATGTCACTACAGAGCCTCTGgaaagaacagaggaagagaccAAAGTGAATACAGAGGATTCAGACCAACAGGAACGGGCAGAGATGTCTGCTAGCCCAGAGATGACTTTCCAGCCCTCACCCAAAATGCTAAATTCAAATGTCACTCTCGAATCCATGACTGCCACTAAAGTGGCTGTCACTCAGCATTCTTCAAATCGTACATCTCCTCCCTCGTCCCAGGAAGCCCTACAGGCCATCCCAATGATCCTTGAACAGTTGGTgtgcctccagcagcagcagctacagcagATCCAGCtcacagaacagattagaaTCCAAGTAGCCATGATGGCCCCTCATGGTCTCCAGTCATCAGTTGGGGCAGCAGTGGACCCCCTGAAAGCCCTTGGCGCCCACCTCTCTCAAcagctctctgctgcagcagctctgaTAGGTAAAAGGACAGGCAGTCAGAGCCTTTCTATGGAGACAATGAAGCAAGGTAAACTACCTCAAACCACTGGCATCCCTACCTCTCTGGCTGGAGGACTGGGGACAATGGCTTctaaaacagacattttgaaGGGCATTCCAGATCTGGCCAGCCGATTGCCAGCACTACTGCCCCAGTCTCCAGGGGTCATGGGTTTCCCCAGCACCTTCACTGGTATCCAAGCAGGGATTGATCCCTCTAAAAAAGCAAAGAGCAAGATGCTGACCCTTCCATCGGAATCAAAGAATGGTGATTCTTTATACAAGCACAAATGTAAGTACTGCGGCAAGACCTTTGGGAATGACAGTGCTCTCCAGATTCACTTGCGTTCTCACACCGGGGAGAGGCCCTTCAAATGTAACATCTGCGGAAACCGTTTCACAACCAAAGGAAACCTCAAAGTGCATTTCCAAAGGCATAAAGACAAGTACCCTAACATTAGGATGAACCCTCACCCTGTGCCAGAGCACCTCGACAATGTTCCCACCAGTAGTGGCATTCCCTATGGCATGTCTATGCCCATAGATGAGTCCAACTTGGCAGAAATAAAGCCTATGCTAGGCCATCCAGCTGCTGGGTTACACTCATCGTCCTTACCAGGGTTCAAGACAACATTTGAGGGCTTTGGAGGGGACCCATTTTCCCAGAGACCCTCCCCCTCAACAAGTGATGGTGCATCAGTTTCCTCAAATGTGTTTGGCCAAGAGACGGGGTTGGATCAGAACCAGGATTCTAAGGAACTGATTGGAGCACTGCATCATATGAATGGTAATGCCCACTCAGGAGAACAAAGCTCTGGAACAGCCAAACTTCAGCAGATGGTGGATGGCCTGGAAAAGAGGACCAGTGACCCCAATGAGTGTGTCATCTGCCATAGGGTGCTCAGCTGCCAGAGCTCTCTCAAGATGCAttatcgcacacacacaggcgagaGGCCCTACAAGTGCAAAATCTGCGGCCGTGCTTTCTCCACCAAGGGTAACCTCAAGGCCCATTATGGAGTGCATAGGGCTAATACTCCCCTCAAAATGCAGCACTCATGTCCCATCTGCCAGAAGAAGTTCACCAATGCTGTGGTTCTACAGCAGCACATTCGCATGCACATGGGTGGGCAGATCCCCAACACGCCCATGCCAGAAAACCAGTTTGAAGCTGCTGAGGCGATGGACTCCTCTTTACCAGATGAGAAGTCTATGGATGCCAGTGGTTTTGATGCAAGCATGGAAGACCACGAGACGGAGCTGGACTCCCAGGAGAAGCCAAATGACACCTCAGATTCTCTCCCATCTACCTCTGAGGAACAACCACAGCAGCATGCTCCCCCCTCCATGTTTTCCAGCCTAGATGTTTTGAAGAATCTCACCTCGGCTCTTGCACTGAAACGCCAGAGTAGCACAGCTTCAGAGAGTGAGGGAACACCTAAAGAATCTCCCTCAGCTCCTAGGGAGCAGGAATATCAGAATGGCCGTAGTCCAGCCATTTCTGATTCGGCCATGTCATTTCACTCCTCTTCCCCTGTGAACAACCACATGGGTAGCAGCAAGTCTCCTGAATCTGCCATGGCTGATGATTTTTCCCGCAGTGGGTCAAGGCCAGACTCTGATAGCGGCGTTCAAGATGGCACTGAGTCAAGTGGAGCCCTTGACCTCACAGCTCCCAGCAGCTTCACCCCTAAAGCAATTAAAGAAGAACCTGGCCTGCCCTTCACTAATGGAGACTATG CTCCTAGTCACATGCCTTTCATGAGGATACCTCCAAGCTTGGCCAGTCTGGACATGAAGATTCCTCCAGAGAATCCCTTGGGTCCCCATGGCTTGTTCAGCTCCCAGTTGCCTCAGGGAACAGGCATGCTCTCATCCACCTCCAGTGCACCGCGGCGATCAACCAAACAGCATCTGTGTAATGCCTGCGGAAAGAACTTCTCGTCTGCCAGTGCCTTGCAGATCCATGAGCGTACTCACACGGGGGAGAAGCCTTTTGCCTGCACCATCTGTGGCAGGGCTTTCACCACCAAGGGAAATCTCAAG GTGCACGTTGGAACCCACATGTGGAACAACTCGTCGAGGCGTGGCCAGCGTCTGTCTTTGGACAATCCCATGGCCCTGATGGCAATGAGCTCGGAAGCTAAAATGTTGCCAGAGATGATGCAGGCTCCCAAAGAACTGGGTGCTCCACCGATGAATTTTGACCCCTCTCTGTGGAACCAGTATGCCGCTGCCTTTAGTGGTGGCCTGACCATGAAGACCAATGAAATTTCTGTCATCCAGGGTGGTGGCATCCCACTCCCTGGGAGCCTTGCTGGTGGGCCTCTGGTTGGATCCACTGGAGGCCTCATGAAGATGGATGGGTCCCACTCTGGCTTGCCTGTTACCATGGCCGAAATTGAGAAGAACAGCTCTGACAGTGTGCCAAAATCACAATTCCCACATTTCATGGAGGAGGGTAAAATTGCAGTTAATTAG